In Castanea sativa cultivar Marrone di Chiusa Pesio chromosome 6, ASM4071231v1, a single window of DNA contains:
- the LOC142638837 gene encoding uncharacterized protein LOC142638837: MGTKETPQKTGLPQIVKRDMGLKLAEQWVNNMSKAAENEPPEVESEGQPYRLGLGAKVSRQAKFRPSNDPLEKKLRAKLNTGKRKAAIIAKEYTPSARDGGDNEDDDDDDDLDSRTSAFDKKRARAPMTVCSQANKKHK; encoded by the exons ATGGGCACTAAAGAGACACCACAAAAAACTGGCCTTCCACAAATTGTTAAGCGGGATATGGGATTGAAATTG GCTGAACAATGGGTTAATAATATGAGCAAAGCTGCAGAGAATGAACCGCCAGAAGTAGAATCAGAGGGTCAACCTTATAG GCTTGGATTGGGTGCAAAGGTCTCACGCCAGGCCAAATTTAGACCTTCAAACGACCCACTTGAAAAGAAACTACGTGCTAAGTTAAACACTGGAAAAAGAAAAGCTGCTATTATTGCCAAGGAATATACTCCATCTGCTAGAGATGGAGGTGATAATGAGGATgacgacgatgatgatgatttaGACAGCAGAACAAGTGCATTTGACAAGAAGCGAGCAAGAGCTCCTATGACTGTATGTTCACAggcaaataaaaaacataagtAA